Proteins from a genomic interval of Rosa chinensis cultivar Old Blush chromosome 2, RchiOBHm-V2, whole genome shotgun sequence:
- the LOC112186573 gene encoding uncharacterized protein LOC112186573, which translates to MTTSGAAKLPRYQRLRQHDDDEGYYDFEKERVVVTKAKSSSSIISWYKLKSRLVPSVSLRRRFRLRRRVVSLRRLLRLRRKIKLACSHLRVSCQKVVKRLKDGQSQFGDLFAGNYMFLQVSPSSLKCLDHRRRNLAGAGGEQKQHHHHHLQFQNFPSRTTGMGYTFPRN; encoded by the coding sequence ATGACGACCTCCGGCGCCGCCAAGCTCCCCAGATACCAGAGATTGAGGCAGCACGACGACGACGAAGGTTACTACGATTTCGAGAAGGAGAGGGTGGTGGTCACGAAGGCCAAGAGTAGTAGCAGCATTATCAGTTGGTACAAGCTCAAGTCGAGGCTGGTGCCGAGTGTTAGCCTCAGGAGGAGGTTCAGGCTGAGAAGGAGAGTCGTGAGCTTGAGGAGGTTGTTGCGGCTGAGGAGGAAGATCAAGTTGGCTTGTAGTCATCTCAGAGTTTCGTGCCAGAAAGTGGTGAAGCGATTAAAGGATGGGCAGTCTCAGTTTGGCGATCTGTTTGCCGGAAACTATATGTTCTTGCAGGTCAGTCCTTCGTCGTTGAAGTGCCTTGATCACCGCCGGAGAAATCTCGCCGGAGCAGGTGGGGAACAGAagcaacaccaccaccaccaccttcagTTTCAGAACTTCCCTTCGAGGACAACAGGAATGGGGTATACCTTTCCAAGAAACTAA
- the LOC112185573 gene encoding pentatricopeptide repeat-containing protein At4g35850, mitochondrial: MTLLRSISGASHRSLFLRAIGRRHLASTPAPAPAQAEEYKRRNYANNVTEYNGVVNSITAQRRFSFLLRDVYDDMSLDGVQPDRDTFHSLILGSMKGARLQDAFYFTEQMKSMGLVPDVNSYNMLISVCGKCKNSEQAIQLLEEMKKYKVKPMVQTYMCLLNACAAAGRLDQVYAIVRDMTAAGLGLNKFCYAGLITALRNKTPLPDDYAAKIIEFVERSKEWSSVEASSETAQNVMTGVTEEELYNMPTAEYINRRGFLNRPLTVYHVAFHACADLRNVEVMEALLDMLKKDGKFPDTYIVIQTMRCYLNCGDIDRGWQTVDEYLKSGRPPVPELYTTLAEGAMIGYTPTGMQIAQKALEDMNSRNFYLLPRQGTDLLLAAAGEKTGGYTTANYIWDLMQARKVTPQLPAVEAYYNGLKEREIPADDPRLVLVKRTYENLSSRFRGRRPN; this comes from the exons ATGACACTCCTCCGATCAATTTCCGGTGCTTCTCACCGGTCACTGTTTCTTCGTGCCATCGGCCGGCGACACCTGGCTTCTACTCCGGCTCCGGCTCCGGCTCAGGCGGAGGAATACAAGAGGAGAAACTACGCCAACAATGTCACGGAGTACAACGGCGTCGTTAACTCCATCACTGCGCAGAGAAGGTTCTCTTTTCTTCTGAGAGACGTCTACGACGACATGTCGCTCGACGGAGTCCAGCCGGACCGAGACACCTTCCACTCGCTCATTTTGGGGTCCATGAAAGGGGCTCGCTTGCAGGACGCGTTCTACTTCACTGAGCAGATGAAATCCATGGGCTTGGTTCCTGAT gtcaATTCGTACAACATGTTGATTTCGGTGTGTGGGAAGTGCAAGAACTCGGAGCAGGCGATTCAG TTATTGGAGGAAATGAAGAAGTATAAAGTAAAGCCGATGGTGCAAACCTACATGTGTCTCCTCAATGCATGTGCAGCTGCTGGCCGTCTAGATCAAGT GTATGCAATTGTCCGCGACATGACTGCTGCTGGTCTTGGGTTAAACAAGTTTTGCTATGCGGGACTTATAACTGCACTGAGGAACAAGACACCCTTACCAGATGATTATGCTGCCAAA ATTATAGAGTTTGTGGAGCGGTCAAAAGAGTGGTCATCGGTAGAAGCTTCAAGTGAAACAGCTCAAAATGTAATGACGGGGGTAACAGAGGAGGAGCTGTATAACATGCCAACAGCTGAGTATATTAATAGGCGTGGATTTTTGAATAGGCCACTAACCGTGTATCATGTTGCATTTCATGCATGTGCGGACCTTCGAAATGTTGAG GTGATGGAAGCTCTTTTGGACATGCTAAAAAAGGATGGGAAATTTCCTGATACCTATATTGTGATTCAAACTATGAG ATGCTATTTGAACTGTGGGGATATTGATCGTGGTTGGCAAACGGTTGATGAATATCTGAAGTCAGGAAGGCCTCCTGTACCAGAACTCTATACG ACACTTGCAGAGGGTGCCATGATTGGATATACTCCTACGGGAATGCAAATTGCCCAAAAGGCATTG GAAGATATGAATTCCAGGAACTTTTACTTGCTCCCAAGACAAGGGACTGATCTTCTCCTTGCAGCTGCCGGTGAAAAG ACTGGAGGTTATACTACTGCAAACTATATATGGGACTTGATGCAAGCTCGTAAAGTAACTCCTCAACTTCCTGCAGTAGAAGCATATTACAATGGCTTGAAA GAACGCGAGATTCCTGCTGATGATCCACGACTAGTACTGGTTAAGCGTACTTATGAAAACCTTTCTTCGAGATTCAGAGGACGACGACCAAATTAA